A single region of the Nicotiana sylvestris chromosome 6, ASM39365v2, whole genome shotgun sequence genome encodes:
- the LOC138871563 gene encoding uncharacterized protein: MPFQTLFPTIEVEHLIRTGSDHAPLLLSCGEESLKFVKPFKLLNFWANHETFLDVVRQNWIADFIGDPFLMFKQKLKRVKIALSKWSRLTYGDIFKQLAIREDVVRIKEMLFEEDSSIANRIVLQQIQAELKKYLNIEEQYWKQKAGMRWFEEGDRNTRFFHNHVNGKRQKLQLKRMKVADDTWIESPEAMSNAAVDFF, translated from the coding sequence GCCTTTTCAGACTCTTTTTCCTACAATTGAAGTAGAACACCTTATTAGAACAGGTTCTGATCATGCACCATTGTTATTGAGTTGTGGTGAGGAATCTTTGAAGTTTGTTAAGCCCTTTAAGCTTTTGAACTTTTGGGCAAATCATGAGACTTTCCTAGATGTAGTAAGGCAGAACTGGATAGCTGATTTTATAGGGGACCCTTTCTTAATGTTTAAGCAGAAGTTGAAAAGAGTCAAGATTGCTCTTTCAAAGTGGAGCAGGCTGACTTATGGAGACATTTTCAAACAACTGGCAATTAGAGAGGATGTGGTAAGAATCAAAGAGATGTTATTTGAAGAAGATTCATCAATAGCAAATAGAATAGTTCTTCAACAGATCCAAGCAGAGTTGAAGAAATATTTAAACATTGAAGAACAATACTGGAAGCAGAAAGCAGGCATGAGATGGTTTGAGGAAGGGGACAGGAATACTAGGTTCTTTCATAATCATGTTAATGGCAAGAGACAAAAGTTGCAACTAAAAAGGATGAAGGTTGCAGATGATACATGGATTGAATCTCCAGAGGCAATGTCTAATGCTGCAGTGGATTTCTTTTAG